In Xanthocytophaga agilis, the following are encoded in one genomic region:
- a CDS encoding nuclear transport factor 2 family protein has translation MNSKETEDKISLRELVDSISILADKKDVHAQVQLFSENATSETYVNGKPFLKLKGRIEMEKGFAKFLKNVEIVYHFNGQQQVTIQGNSATGTCYCLITMIGTEDGKKIQTTIGAVYQDTYIRENNRWLINERIGNFEWQEKHKINP, from the coding sequence ATGAACAGTAAAGAAACAGAAGATAAAATTTCCCTCAGAGAACTGGTAGATAGTATCTCTATCCTGGCAGATAAAAAAGATGTGCATGCTCAGGTGCAGCTTTTTTCTGAAAATGCAACCTCAGAAACGTATGTGAACGGCAAGCCATTTTTAAAACTAAAAGGCCGGATAGAAATGGAAAAGGGCTTTGCCAAGTTTCTTAAAAACGTTGAAATCGTCTATCATTTCAATGGCCAACAGCAGGTAACTATCCAGGGTAATAGTGCTACTGGGACATGCTATTGCCTGATCACAATGATTGGCACCGAAGATGGTAAAAAAATACAGACCACCATTGGGGCTGTTTACCAAGACACATATATCCGTGAGAACAACCGCTGGCTGATCAATGAGCGAATAGGGAATTTTGAGTGGCAGGAAAAACACAAAATCAATCCTTAA
- the nhaA gene encoding Na+/H+ antiporter NhaA, whose protein sequence is MSNSVKKRIHPLVKPFSDFIQSETSGGIILLIVSVLSLILANMDQGIARYFPAIWESHFHISFNGFEMNKSLTHWINDGLMALFFLVVGLEIKREILEGELSSIKKAALPMISALGGMVVPAILFALINWNAPTRSGWGIPMATDIAFALAVLLLLGDKIPLSLKIFLTALAIVDDLGAVIVIAVFYTSHLDFTYLLYAALAWGVLLALNKAGVRTLSIYLLIGLFLWYFILQSGIHATIAGVLLAISIPFRIRYPKNQLVEMIDDRLQVIKENLHSEQLQPRTISEELEDLNEKINSPAQRLEHQLHPLIAFLIIPLFAFCNTSLLINTDVFHQVFSPIGVGIMVGLVAGKPLGICLFAYFSVRLGWAALPAGVSWKQLIGAGILGGIGFTMSIFITLLAFENNPEFQSVAKVSILLASLIAGLTGYFLLRGQKLPPVVTTTSDEH, encoded by the coding sequence ATGAGCAATTCTGTAAAAAAACGCATCCACCCTCTGGTTAAACCTTTTTCCGACTTTATTCAAAGCGAAACTTCCGGAGGGATTATTCTTTTGATTGTCAGTGTTCTTTCATTGATTCTGGCAAATATGGATCAGGGTATCGCCCGCTATTTCCCTGCCATCTGGGAGAGTCATTTTCATATTTCATTCAATGGATTTGAAATGAACAAATCGCTTACCCATTGGATTAATGACGGACTAATGGCCTTGTTTTTTCTTGTAGTAGGATTGGAAATTAAGCGGGAAATTCTGGAAGGAGAGCTATCGAGTATAAAAAAAGCGGCATTACCGATGATTAGTGCGCTGGGAGGTATGGTAGTTCCTGCTATCCTGTTTGCCCTTATCAACTGGAATGCACCTACCCGTAGTGGCTGGGGTATTCCGATGGCAACCGATATTGCCTTTGCCCTGGCAGTGTTGCTTTTACTGGGTGATAAGATTCCTTTGTCACTGAAAATATTTCTGACTGCTCTGGCTATTGTAGATGATTTGGGAGCTGTGATTGTCATTGCTGTGTTTTATACCAGCCACCTTGACTTTACCTATCTGCTCTATGCGGCACTGGCATGGGGTGTTTTATTGGCACTCAACAAAGCAGGAGTACGTACCTTAAGCATTTATTTGCTTATTGGTCTGTTCCTTTGGTATTTCATATTACAATCAGGTATTCATGCTACCATTGCGGGTGTATTGCTGGCTATCAGCATTCCTTTTCGCATTCGGTATCCGAAAAACCAACTGGTAGAAATGATTGATGACCGCTTGCAGGTGATCAAGGAAAATCTGCATTCTGAACAGTTACAACCTCGTACAATCAGTGAAGAACTCGAAGATCTCAATGAAAAGATTAACTCTCCGGCTCAAAGGCTCGAACATCAACTGCATCCGTTGATTGCTTTTCTGATCATTCCCCTCTTTGCTTTCTGCAATACCAGCTTGCTAATTAATACCGATGTTTTTCACCAGGTGTTTTCGCCTATTGGAGTAGGAATTATGGTAGGGCTGGTTGCCGGAAAGCCTCTAGGGATTTGTTTATTTGCCTATTTTTCCGTTCGGTTGGGATGGGCTGCCCTTCCAGCAGGTGTAAGCTGGAAACAACTCATTGGTGCAGGTATACTGGGTGGAATCGGCTTTACGATGTCTATCTTTATTACGCTGCTGGCATTTGAAAATAATCCCGAGTTTCAATCCGTTGCCAAAGTTTCCATTCTGCTGGCTTCCCTGATTGCGGGACTAACAGGTTATTTTCTGCTGCGTGGACAAAAGTTGCCACCTGTTGTAACAACCACTTCGGATGAGCACTAA
- a CDS encoding FAD-dependent oxidoreductase produces MKKRIIISGGGIAGLTVAKLLLEQGHEIIVINKARAFTKAGFFVSLKSFGVEIMDQLGLKEELIQEATPSLFMHWLDAEGHMIRNISYEKVNQNTTQSILITRGGLHQVLYKSVVNEVNILFETTIEHMQQNGQKVNITLSNGALLEADLLIVSEGLRSSTRANYFQDSQLEDFNLLYMGGRLKGNYPYTIGTVSTYLDVNKMFAIYPVSKEEIAIQCYIHTTDNLPAVQENAHNLLKDTFKTYPSEVQHVINDFLKNGLMFVDKMGMVHAPNLVNGNVVLLGDAGYCPTALSGMGASLSIYGAKALAYFLATYADDLALSLQSYNSLLQPISKKFQGNARDNAKSFIPKNEADLARFTHLFSNATDEQVSKLMTDQLILTQEQLQFTLPA; encoded by the coding sequence ATGAAAAAACGGATCATCATTTCAGGAGGTGGCATTGCTGGTCTCACCGTTGCAAAATTATTGCTTGAGCAAGGACATGAAATTATAGTCATCAATAAAGCCAGAGCTTTTACTAAGGCCGGCTTCTTTGTATCACTCAAAAGCTTTGGTGTGGAGATTATGGATCAGCTGGGGCTTAAGGAAGAACTAATTCAGGAGGCGACGCCTTCGTTGTTTATGCATTGGCTAGATGCTGAAGGACATATGATCCGGAATATAAGTTATGAAAAGGTAAATCAGAATACCACTCAGTCAATTCTGATCACCAGAGGTGGTCTTCATCAGGTATTGTACAAGAGTGTTGTAAATGAGGTAAACATCTTGTTTGAGACAACCATCGAACACATGCAGCAGAATGGTCAAAAGGTCAACATTACACTGTCCAATGGAGCTCTACTGGAAGCCGACCTGCTGATCGTTTCGGAAGGGTTGCGTTCTTCTACCAGAGCTAACTATTTCCAGGACAGCCAGCTGGAAGATTTTAATCTTCTGTATATGGGTGGCAGGTTAAAAGGAAATTATCCGTATACTATAGGCACAGTCAGTACCTACCTGGATGTAAACAAGATGTTTGCTATTTATCCGGTCAGCAAGGAAGAGATTGCTATTCAGTGCTATATCCATACTACGGACAACTTACCTGCAGTACAGGAAAATGCCCACAATCTGCTGAAGGATACATTCAAAACGTATCCCAGCGAAGTACAACATGTAATCAACGACTTTCTCAAAAACGGCCTGATGTTCGTTGATAAAATGGGTATGGTACATGCTCCTAACCTAGTCAATGGAAACGTAGTTTTGCTCGGTGATGCAGGATATTGCCCTACTGCCTTATCAGGTATGGGGGCTTCCTTATCTATCTATGGTGCGAAGGCTCTGGCTTACTTCCTGGCAACGTATGCAGATGATCTTGCCTTATCACTTCAAAGCTATAATTCATTGCTGCAACCGATTAGTAAAAAGTTTCAGGGCAATGCCAGAGACAATGCAAAATCATTTATACCCAAAAATGAAGCTGACCTTGCCCGCTTTACACACTTGTTCAGCAATGCAACGGATGAGCAGGTAAGCAAACTAATGACTGATCAGCTTATACTTACTCAGGAACAACTCCAATTCACCCTGCCAGCGTAA
- a CDS encoding DoxX family protein — MIDKILFTLKKNHYTWSPFFLRLIIGFGFITHGWAKLSRGPEGFGKLLTQIHIPFPEAIAWICTMLELSGGVAIVLGVFVSIAAIPLIGIMLVAMFSIHIHYGFSSVKTIGLTPQGPVFGPIGYEINLLYIVGLVSLILTGAGIFSVDAWLARAKNKSIKEPAC; from the coding sequence ATGATAGATAAAATATTGTTTACCTTAAAAAAGAACCATTACACATGGAGTCCTTTCTTTTTAAGGCTCATTATTGGGTTTGGTTTTATTACACATGGCTGGGCTAAATTAAGCAGGGGTCCGGAAGGTTTTGGAAAGTTACTCACCCAGATACACATTCCTTTTCCCGAAGCAATTGCCTGGATCTGTACAATGCTAGAACTATCTGGAGGGGTCGCTATCGTATTGGGAGTATTCGTCAGTATTGCAGCGATACCTCTCATAGGCATTATGCTGGTGGCTATGTTTTCTATACATATCCACTATGGATTCAGCTCGGTTAAAACCATTGGCCTAACACCACAAGGTCCTGTATTTGGTCCCATAGGGTATGAGATTAATCTGTTGTATATAGTAGGATTAGTCTCTCTTATTTTGACAGGTGCAGGAATATTTTCAGTGGATGCCTGGCTGGCTCGTGCAAAAAATAAGTCAATAAAGGAACCGGCTTGTTAA
- a CDS encoding helix-turn-helix transcriptional regulator, whose product MRKKVKDQMLELAEKLGVPVFEQISPLNALQFNYLRTIDLLPEMIIMMRSLVAKEAFSFRREPITVIKNGLLFSFQNVFNDGQENVADLASNLQQERSHVRITPLHMTSEVRFAKQAHIKQITIIIEMAYLIRFLGKDRQPFGYLFDAESTFWIEEFMSPEIASCIDQMLNSSNTISFPDLFYSMKALELLYFLFNNLSRRESVSHQQVTRDEINKVYEVRNAMAASLDRALSISELVKISGMNELKLRKVFTQVFGKGLYAYFQYIRMEEAARLLREEHLSVSEVGYRLGFSNLSHFGRLFEEHKGMKPKKWSSQNH is encoded by the coding sequence ATGAGAAAGAAGGTTAAAGATCAGATGTTGGAACTCGCAGAGAAACTTGGAGTGCCTGTCTTCGAACAGATATCTCCCCTAAACGCTTTACAGTTTAATTACCTAAGGACCATAGACTTACTGCCGGAAATGATAATTATGATGCGTTCACTGGTGGCAAAAGAAGCTTTCTCGTTTCGCAGGGAGCCGATCACTGTGATCAAAAACGGACTGCTGTTTTCTTTTCAGAACGTATTCAATGATGGTCAGGAAAATGTAGCAGACCTGGCCAGCAACTTACAACAAGAACGTTCACATGTACGGATCACCCCCCTGCATATGACAAGTGAGGTACGTTTTGCCAAACAGGCACATATCAAACAGATCACAATTATTATAGAAATGGCCTATCTGATTAGGTTTCTTGGTAAAGATCGGCAACCATTCGGTTATCTGTTTGATGCGGAAAGTACCTTCTGGATAGAAGAATTTATGTCCCCGGAGATAGCTTCTTGTATAGATCAAATGTTGAACAGTAGTAATACTATTAGCTTTCCTGACCTTTTTTATTCTATGAAAGCACTGGAATTGCTATACTTTCTGTTTAATAACCTCTCGCGCAGGGAGTCGGTCTCACATCAGCAAGTAACTCGTGATGAAATAAACAAAGTATATGAGGTACGCAATGCCATGGCAGCCTCACTTGACCGTGCATTATCAATCAGCGAGCTAGTAAAAATAAGTGGAATGAATGAACTGAAATTACGCAAAGTTTTTACACAGGTATTTGGTAAGGGATTATACGCTTACTTCCAGTATATCCGAATGGAGGAAGCAGCCAGACTGTTGAGAGAGGAACACTTATCTGTATCGGAGGTTGGTTATCGTTTAGGATTTAGTAACCTTAGCCATTTTGGAAGATTGTTTGAAGAACATAAGGGTATGAAGCCAAAGAAATGGAGCAGTCAGAATCACTAA
- a CDS encoding peroxiredoxin family protein, producing MNFFIPKSLLKKEVFAFLLAVNFIVGYQIQAATRNTLLSQPSNGPADSTIAKTPTDISPLLVGESVPLISLPDAKGNMVSLKEKLREKPSILIFYRGGWCPFCNKQLAAIQKIEGELRKMGYQIIAISTDSPENLTKTMDKERLTYTLLSDSEITLSKQFGIAYTGPTSYGTLLLEGSNGKNKDKLLPVPSVFIVDTNGIIQFEYINPDFKQRINPDILQSVAGAIMKANKSKS from the coding sequence ATGAACTTTTTCATACCTAAATCTTTACTAAAAAAAGAGGTATTTGCCTTTTTGCTGGCTGTAAACTTTATCGTAGGTTATCAGATTCAAGCAGCAACAAGAAATACATTGCTCAGCCAGCCAAGTAATGGACCTGCTGACTCTACGATTGCCAAAACACCAACTGATATCAGCCCATTACTAGTTGGGGAATCGGTGCCACTGATTTCTCTGCCGGATGCCAAAGGAAACATGGTCTCTCTAAAGGAGAAATTACGCGAAAAGCCGTCTATACTTATTTTTTACCGTGGTGGATGGTGTCCTTTCTGCAATAAGCAGCTGGCTGCTATCCAGAAAATAGAAGGTGAACTTCGCAAAATGGGATACCAGATTATTGCGATCAGCACCGACAGCCCTGAAAACCTGACTAAAACGATGGATAAAGAAAGGCTAACTTATACTCTCTTATCTGATAGTGAGATTACCCTTTCAAAACAATTTGGAATTGCTTACACAGGACCAACCAGTTATGGGACACTATTACTTGAAGGTTCAAATGGTAAAAATAAAGATAAACTTCTACCAGTGCCCTCTGTTTTCATTGTAGATACCAATGGAATCATTCAGTTTGAGTATATTAATCCTGACTTCAAACAACGCATCAATCCAGATATTCTTCAATCTGTGGCAGGGGCTATCATGAAGGCAAACAAGTCTAAAAGCTGA
- a CDS encoding helix-turn-helix transcriptional regulator — MKAISQPVICKSISEFMRVLEMPKPLHPLIALVNYSTETVSRKNAGRSFLVDFYKVSFKKDFSGQIKYGQSYYDFEEGGLAFLAPNQLITISGDESCYEGYNLFFHADLLRNYQLGKNIHQYGFFTYSINEALFLSEKEKNVIAGLFTNIAAELETNTDAFSQDVLVSQIELLLNYSNRFYNRQFLTRKAVYHDLISQMDSYLATRFADQQSGIPTVLEVANHLHVSPRYLTDMLKSLTGQSAQQHIHDRLIERAKTILSTTRLTVAEIAYQLGFEHPQSFNKLFKRYTHISPNIFRKSFH; from the coding sequence ATGAAAGCTATATCACAACCCGTCATTTGCAAAAGTATCTCAGAATTTATGCGAGTACTGGAGATGCCTAAACCATTGCATCCACTGATCGCGTTGGTTAACTATAGTACAGAGACTGTCAGCCGTAAAAATGCAGGACGAAGTTTTCTGGTCGATTTTTATAAAGTTTCTTTTAAGAAGGATTTCAGTGGTCAGATCAAATATGGACAAAGCTATTATGACTTTGAAGAAGGAGGCCTGGCTTTTTTAGCCCCTAATCAACTCATAACAATATCAGGGGATGAAAGCTGTTATGAGGGGTACAACCTGTTTTTTCATGCCGATCTGCTACGGAATTATCAGTTAGGAAAGAACATTCATCAGTATGGCTTCTTCACCTATTCCATAAATGAAGCGTTGTTCCTCTCTGAGAAAGAGAAAAACGTAATTGCTGGCTTGTTTACTAACATTGCGGCTGAGTTGGAAACAAATACAGATGCCTTTAGCCAGGATGTCCTTGTCTCCCAGATTGAATTATTACTTAATTACAGTAATCGCTTTTATAATCGGCAATTTCTGACCCGAAAGGCTGTTTATCATGACCTGATCAGTCAAATGGATAGCTATCTGGCAACTCGTTTTGCTGATCAGCAGAGCGGTATACCTACTGTGCTTGAAGTGGCGAATCATCTTCATGTATCACCCAGATACCTGACAGATATGCTTAAGTCGTTGACAGGACAAAGTGCTCAACAGCATATCCATGACCGATTAATTGAAAGGGCAAAAACAATTCTAAGTACCACTCGGCTAACTGTGGCTGAGATTGCATATCAATTGGGTTTTGAACATCCGCAATCTTTTAATAAGTTATTTAAACGTTACACCCATATTTCACCAAACATCTTCAGAAAGTCTTTCCACTAA
- a CDS encoding NADP-dependent oxidoreductase, giving the protein MQSFENKTEKSANTQMMKAIRLHAFGGPEVLRYEDVPLPALEPGEVLIRVHAIGINPPDWYLRDGFKTVPNFKPSITLPVIPGSDVSGVIEAIAPDVKGFAVGDAVFGMIRFPSFGKSAAYAEYVAAPASDLAHKPTGIDHIHAAGAPMAGLTAWQYLIRLGHNEPNPFQPEPHSPVPLNGKTVLINGAAGGVGHLAVQLAKWQGAEVIAVASSKHEGFLHELGADQFIDYTTRAPEEVVKEVDLVLDTLGGPTTGRFLRILKRGGALFPVFLGFSDHDQAAERGVTVSAAQVRSNGLQLAELGNLLDSGTVRVAIDSTFPLADAQKAHERAALGHIQGKIVLTAV; this is encoded by the coding sequence ATGCAATCATTCGAAAACAAAACAGAAAAGAGTGCAAATACACAAATGATGAAGGCCATTCGGCTCCATGCTTTTGGCGGACCAGAAGTACTACGTTATGAGGATGTGCCACTTCCTGCACTTGAGCCAGGCGAGGTGCTAATTCGTGTTCACGCAATCGGAATCAATCCTCCTGACTGGTATTTACGTGATGGATTTAAGACGGTTCCAAATTTCAAGCCCTCTATAACCTTGCCTGTCATTCCCGGATCGGATGTTTCGGGTGTCATTGAGGCTATAGCTCCAGATGTGAAAGGCTTTGCTGTTGGTGATGCAGTTTTTGGTATGATTCGCTTTCCGAGCTTCGGAAAAAGTGCTGCCTATGCTGAATATGTAGCTGCTCCTGCCTCAGATCTTGCACACAAACCAACCGGTATTGATCACATACACGCTGCAGGTGCACCTATGGCGGGACTTACAGCATGGCAGTACCTGATTCGGTTAGGGCATAATGAACCTAACCCATTTCAACCTGAACCACATAGTCCAGTGCCACTCAATGGTAAGACAGTGCTTATAAATGGGGCTGCAGGCGGTGTGGGACACCTGGCCGTACAGTTGGCAAAATGGCAGGGGGCAGAGGTAATTGCAGTAGCCTCAAGCAAGCATGAAGGGTTTCTGCATGAGCTTGGTGCTGATCAGTTTATTGACTATACAACGCGTGCTCCTGAGGAAGTGGTGAAGGAGGTAGATCTTGTGCTTGATACGCTTGGTGGACCTACTACTGGACGTTTCCTGCGTATACTCAAACGTGGTGGGGCTTTATTCCCAGTGTTCTTGGGTTTCTCTGACCATGACCAGGCAGCAGAGCGGGGTGTTACGGTTTCGGCAGCCCAGGTGCGCTCAAACGGACTGCAACTGGCAGAGTTAGGAAACCTTCTTGATTCCGGAACTGTCCGTGTTGCTATTGATAGCACGTTTCCTCTTGCAGATGCCCAAAAGGCCCACGAACGAGCCGCTCTCGGCCACATTCAAGGTAAGATTGTACTTACTGCAGTATAA
- a CDS encoding cytochrome b/b6 domain-containing protein, producing the protein MRWTHWVNFPVLTVMIWSGLLIYWANDVYTITIFDYTLIHFFPQWFYDVFSIPQRLAEGMAFHFLFMWFFILNGALYLLYTIFSGSWKQLLPNRHSFTEAWQVVLYDLHLRKTAPLQGKYNAAQRIAYTAIIVMGIGSTVTGLAIYKPVQLNWLTWLCGGYHLARIEHFGLTIGYVLFFVIHLAQVIRAGWNNFRAVIAGFEVVDQPNVTTPVNSVTDENLLPHVSHE; encoded by the coding sequence ATGAGGTGGACCCATTGGGTAAACTTCCCTGTTCTGACTGTTATGATCTGGAGTGGCCTGCTTATCTACTGGGCTAATGACGTATACACTATCACTATTTTCGACTATACCCTGATTCATTTCTTTCCGCAGTGGTTTTATGACGTATTCTCTATTCCACAGCGTCTGGCAGAAGGAATGGCATTTCACTTTTTGTTTATGTGGTTCTTTATACTGAACGGAGCGTTGTATCTGCTCTATACAATTTTCTCTGGTTCATGGAAACAACTCTTACCCAACCGACATTCCTTTACAGAAGCCTGGCAGGTAGTTTTGTATGATCTGCATCTGAGGAAAACGGCTCCCCTGCAAGGCAAATACAATGCTGCGCAGCGCATTGCTTATACGGCTATCATTGTAATGGGCATAGGTTCTACTGTTACCGGGCTGGCTATTTATAAACCTGTTCAGCTCAACTGGCTCACATGGCTTTGTGGGGGGTATCACCTGGCTCGAATTGAGCATTTCGGTTTAACAATAGGATATGTACTCTTCTTTGTTATTCATCTTGCTCAGGTGATTCGTGCCGGATGGAATAACTTCCGGGCTGTGATAGCTGGATTTGAAGTTGTAGATCAGCCCAACGTGACAACGCCGGTGAATTCAGTGACTGATGAAAATCTTCTTCCCCATGTTTCTCATGAATAA
- a CDS encoding sigma-70 family RNA polymerase sigma factor, with the protein MQAENKDFNITTDLPINPHQWVSRYADYLYTYALSRLTDEELARDLVQETFLAALERADQFKGSSTEKTWLTAILKYKIVDVYRKKSSQFLHSTDSVSAEKQQEDFFDPDDGHWNVPHRPQAFGIEDQDPFTQSEFTHILQLCMKKLPALWLSVFTMKHMDEEDTDAICTALKVTPSNFWVIIHRTKVNLRACLQKNWS; encoded by the coding sequence ATGCAAGCTGAAAACAAGGATTTTAACATCACAACCGATCTACCTATTAATCCACACCAATGGGTAAGTCGCTATGCCGATTATTTATATACCTATGCCTTATCCCGACTTACGGACGAGGAGTTAGCCAGGGATCTTGTTCAGGAGACCTTTCTGGCTGCCCTCGAAAGAGCAGATCAATTTAAAGGTAGCAGTACAGAAAAAACGTGGCTTACGGCTATCCTAAAATACAAAATAGTGGATGTATATCGGAAAAAATCGTCCCAGTTCCTTCACAGTACAGATAGCGTTAGTGCAGAAAAGCAACAGGAAGACTTTTTTGATCCGGATGACGGACACTGGAATGTACCTCACCGGCCACAGGCTTTCGGAATAGAAGATCAGGACCCATTCACCCAGAGTGAATTTACCCATATTCTTCAGCTTTGTATGAAAAAATTGCCAGCCCTCTGGCTTTCAGTATTCACGATGAAACACATGGATGAAGAAGATACAGATGCTATTTGCACGGCCTTAAAAGTAACTCCCTCAAATTTTTGGGTTATCATCCATCGTACAAAAGTAAATCTAAGGGCATGCCTTCAAAAAAACTGGAGTTAG
- a CDS encoding molybdopterin-dependent oxidoreductase, with protein sequence MENKELKRPSFEATIDRKIKRRTFISFASFFALSGLGLGAWKWLYNSPEEISGITAGAHKPLRDALNTSEQVFKQVYSNTHLVKTYPKSMAATNVRVNGDIGLTDETFRVQDWQLEVEKEAGKLLTIGMEQLKKLPKTEIIYSFKCIEGWDQIQHWGGLRFSDFIQHFNLESQSKKAYVGMQTPDEQYYVGIDRESTLHPQTILAYEMNGYPIPVENGAPLRLIIPVKYGVKNLKRIGKITFSDTRPRDFWAEQGYDYYSGL encoded by the coding sequence ATGGAAAATAAAGAATTAAAGAGACCTTCATTTGAAGCGACTATAGATAGAAAGATCAAAAGACGTACGTTCATTTCTTTTGCAAGCTTTTTTGCACTATCAGGTTTGGGTCTGGGTGCATGGAAATGGTTATATAATTCTCCTGAAGAGATTTCAGGTATCACTGCTGGTGCACACAAACCTCTACGCGATGCCCTCAATACCTCTGAGCAGGTTTTCAAACAAGTATACAGTAACACCCATCTGGTAAAAACATATCCCAAATCGATGGCTGCAACGAATGTTCGGGTAAATGGAGACATTGGCCTTACAGATGAAACATTTCGTGTTCAGGACTGGCAACTCGAAGTAGAGAAAGAAGCAGGTAAGTTGCTCACAATAGGCATGGAGCAACTCAAAAAATTACCGAAGACAGAAATTATCTATTCGTTCAAATGCATAGAAGGTTGGGATCAGATTCAGCACTGGGGCGGTTTGCGCTTTAGTGACTTTATCCAGCATTTTAACCTTGAATCTCAATCGAAGAAAGCCTATGTTGGCATGCAAACTCCTGATGAACAATATTATGTAGGGATAGATCGGGAAAGTACCCTGCATCCCCAGACTATTCTTGCATACGAGATGAATGGCTATCCCATACCGGTTGAAAATGGAGCCCCTCTGCGGTTGATTATTCCGGTTAAATATGGTGTGAAGAATCTGAAACGAATTGGAAAAATCACATTTAGCGATACGCGTCCGAGAGACTTCTGGGCTGAACAGGGATATGATTACTATTCAGGGTTATAA
- a CDS encoding calcium/sodium antiporter produces the protein MIALWIGVFIVSLLVLILAARFFTQSAEVVGHALGMSPFAVGVIIVAVGTSLPELISSLIAVSKGSSEIVAGNILGSSASNLLFVMSLTSMFSKKSIRLGDQYIFIDLHYLVGSAAMLTFIMWDGLITPVESLLLLSGYIIYTIYLLKEGDTEKDITLDPVVKEAQSQNKLKAKDLLIIAVSVVFIFLGANYTITALEVIAEALSISKAVVSVTVLSLGTTLPEAVVSITASRQGKADIAVGNILGSCIFNAMAIPGITGLIDGIKVPAELLSFPLPIYLTGAVLFYLITQDKRISRWEGALFLLFYILFIGKVAHLL, from the coding sequence ATGATTGCTCTCTGGATTGGTGTTTTTATTGTTAGCTTACTTGTATTAATTCTGGCAGCTCGTTTCTTTACACAGTCTGCCGAAGTAGTAGGACATGCTTTAGGAATGTCTCCTTTTGCTGTAGGTGTAATTATTGTCGCTGTAGGGACTTCTTTACCTGAACTGATTTCTTCACTGATAGCTGTTAGCAAAGGATCTTCTGAAATTGTGGCAGGAAACATTCTGGGGTCAAGTGCTTCCAATCTGCTTTTTGTGATGAGCCTCACCTCTATGTTCTCTAAAAAGTCTATCCGATTGGGAGATCAGTATATTTTTATTGATTTACATTATCTGGTCGGATCTGCAGCCATGTTAACGTTTATCATGTGGGATGGACTCATTACTCCTGTCGAATCGTTGCTGCTATTGTCGGGGTATATTATTTATACGATTTATCTGTTAAAGGAAGGCGATACCGAGAAAGATATTACGCTGGACCCGGTTGTGAAAGAGGCTCAATCACAAAACAAACTCAAGGCAAAAGATTTACTTATTATCGCTGTTAGTGTTGTTTTTATTTTCCTTGGAGCTAACTATACCATTACTGCGCTGGAGGTTATCGCAGAGGCTCTCTCAATCAGTAAGGCGGTTGTTTCTGTCACAGTTTTATCACTGGGGACAACTTTGCCTGAAGCGGTAGTCAGCATTACTGCTTCCAGACAGGGAAAAGCCGATATTGCAGTTGGTAATATACTAGGTTCGTGTATTTTCAATGCTATGGCTATTCCAGGAATTACAGGTCTGATAGATGGCATTAAAGTACCTGCTGAATTGCTTTCTTTTCCACTTCCTATTTACCTGACAGGAGCTGTTTTGTTTTATTTAATTACACAGGATAAGCGCATTTCTCGTTGGGAAGGAGCTTTGTTTCTGTTATTTTATATTCTTTTTATCGGCAAGGTAGCCCATCTTTTATAA